A window of the Corallococcus exiguus genome harbors these coding sequences:
- a CDS encoding phytanoyl-CoA dioxygenase family protein: MVRAMISVEAEGLDVAAVLAHYEAHGFARLGRVLDDAGVEALRERADDLMLGRVVYPGMFFQPDATTGRYEDAPLGLGWQGPSLDYRKLEKLEKDPRFLAWMENPLFERIARARIPGDIVLYRAILFHKGPAGGSNLPFHQDGGKLWGLTREPDLQIWTALDDAPEGGGCLEVIPGSHRAGLVTSLGGVIPPDRVEAADAEGHVVPLPVRAGEALLVHNHIWHRSGRGRPGQRRRAFSACYMSADTTCVRKKKAPRVFPPMFRHPVRGG, translated from the coding sequence ATGGTGCGCGCGATGATCAGCGTGGAGGCGGAAGGGTTGGACGTGGCGGCCGTGCTCGCCCACTACGAGGCGCACGGCTTCGCGCGCCTGGGCCGGGTGCTGGACGACGCGGGCGTGGAGGCCCTGCGCGAGCGGGCGGACGACCTGATGCTCGGCCGCGTGGTGTACCCGGGCATGTTCTTCCAGCCGGACGCCACCACCGGCCGCTACGAGGACGCCCCCCTGGGGCTGGGCTGGCAGGGGCCGTCCCTGGACTACCGCAAGCTGGAGAAGCTGGAGAAGGATCCGCGCTTCCTCGCGTGGATGGAGAACCCGCTGTTCGAACGGATCGCCCGCGCGCGCATCCCCGGCGACATCGTCCTGTACCGCGCCATCCTCTTCCACAAGGGCCCCGCGGGCGGCAGCAACCTGCCCTTCCACCAGGACGGCGGAAAGCTGTGGGGCCTCACGCGCGAGCCGGACCTTCAAATCTGGACCGCGCTGGACGACGCGCCGGAGGGCGGCGGTTGTCTGGAGGTGATTCCGGGCAGCCACCGCGCGGGCCTGGTGACGTCACTGGGCGGCGTGATTCCTCCGGACCGCGTGGAGGCGGCGGACGCGGAAGGACACGTGGTGCCCCTGCCGGTGCGGGCTGGAGAGGCGCTGCTCGTGCACAACCACATCTGGCACCGCTCCGGTCGCGGCCGGCCCGGACAGCGGCGGCGCGCGTTCTCCGCCTGCTACATGAGCGCGGACACCACCTGCGTGCGCAAGAAGAAGGCCCCGCGCGTGTTCCCTCCGATGTTCCGTCACCCGGTGCGCGGCGGCTGA
- a CDS encoding acyl-CoA dehydrogenase family protein has translation MSFFQAPPGLGNQYDDDAFLQGYLARTLPEDMFRSLQDDFRELGELGGKYFYEFQQRDRLNEPVLTQWSPWGQRIDHIEVSPLWKEAEALTAKKGLVAVAYEQKSGALSRVHQFALNYLVQPSLDVYSCPLAMTDGAARSLLSLGNQALIDHALPHLTSRDPATFWTSGQWMTERTGGSDVGLTLTEARQSPEGWRLHGTKWFTSATTAQMALTLARPTGNGPGGKGLALFFVETRDAQGRLNGIQINRLKDKMGTRKVPTAELTLDGTLAVPVAGLTDGIRNMAMMLNVTRTWNAMGATWSMRRAMALAHDYAKRRVQFGAPLSEKPLHMDTLAGLEAEFQAGFLLAFRGVELLGKLETRTATEQEMLLQRLVTPLAKLTTGRQVVHITSEVTESFGGAGYVEDTGLPRIQADAQVLSIWEGTTNVLSLDSLRALAKEGTLEAFFHEVEGRLSKVTDAGLRPCVKTAHDALEHARAWVSGAMANPTTMEAGARRFSLTLGRTLELALLSEHAQWCLEHGHGPRSRAAARRFRQNGVDLIQDEIDLDDSRLLS, from the coding sequence ATGAGCTTCTTCCAGGCGCCCCCCGGTCTTGGCAACCAGTACGACGACGACGCGTTCCTGCAGGGCTACCTCGCCCGTACCCTTCCGGAGGACATGTTTCGTTCGCTCCAGGATGACTTCCGCGAGCTGGGGGAGCTGGGAGGCAAGTACTTCTACGAGTTCCAGCAGCGCGACCGGCTGAACGAGCCCGTGCTCACGCAGTGGAGCCCGTGGGGTCAGCGCATTGATCACATCGAGGTGTCACCGCTGTGGAAGGAGGCGGAGGCGCTGACCGCGAAGAAGGGCCTGGTCGCGGTGGCCTACGAGCAGAAGAGCGGCGCGCTCAGCCGCGTGCACCAGTTCGCGTTGAACTACCTGGTGCAGCCGTCGCTGGACGTCTACTCGTGCCCGCTGGCGATGACGGACGGCGCGGCGCGGTCACTCCTGTCGCTGGGCAACCAGGCGCTCATCGACCACGCCCTGCCCCACCTGACGTCGCGCGATCCGGCGACGTTCTGGACGTCGGGCCAGTGGATGACGGAGCGCACGGGTGGCTCGGACGTGGGGCTCACGCTGACGGAGGCGCGGCAGTCCCCCGAGGGCTGGCGGCTGCACGGCACGAAGTGGTTCACGTCCGCGACGACGGCGCAGATGGCGCTGACGCTGGCGAGGCCCACGGGCAACGGCCCCGGAGGCAAGGGGCTGGCGCTCTTCTTCGTGGAGACGCGGGACGCGCAGGGCCGTCTCAACGGCATCCAGATCAACCGGCTGAAGGACAAGATGGGCACGCGCAAGGTGCCCACGGCGGAGCTGACGCTGGACGGGACGCTGGCGGTGCCGGTGGCGGGGCTGACGGACGGCATCCGCAACATGGCGATGATGCTGAACGTGACGCGCACCTGGAACGCGATGGGCGCTACGTGGAGCATGCGCCGGGCGATGGCGCTGGCGCACGATTACGCGAAGCGCCGGGTGCAGTTCGGCGCGCCGTTGTCGGAGAAGCCGCTGCACATGGACACGCTGGCGGGGCTGGAAGCGGAGTTCCAGGCGGGCTTCCTGCTGGCGTTCCGCGGGGTGGAGCTGCTTGGCAAGCTTGAGACGCGCACGGCGACGGAGCAGGAGATGCTGTTGCAGCGGCTGGTGACGCCGCTGGCGAAGCTGACCACGGGCCGCCAGGTGGTGCACATCACGTCGGAGGTGACGGAGTCCTTCGGCGGCGCGGGCTACGTGGAGGACACGGGCCTGCCGCGCATCCAGGCGGACGCGCAGGTGCTGTCCATCTGGGAGGGCACCACGAACGTGTTGTCGTTGGATTCGCTGCGCGCGCTGGCGAAGGAAGGCACGCTGGAGGCGTTCTTCCACGAGGTGGAGGGCCGGCTGTCGAAGGTGACGGACGCGGGCCTGCGGCCATGCGTGAAGACGGCGCACGACGCGCTGGAGCACGCGCGGGCCTGGGTGTCCGGAGCGATGGCGAACCCCACCACGATGGAGGCCGGGGCGCGGCGCTTCTCCCTGACGCTGGGGCGCACGCTGGAGCTGGCGCTGCTCAGCGAGCACGCGCAGTGGTGCCTGGAGCACGGGCACGGCCCGCGCAGCCGGGCGGCGGCGCGGCGGTTCCGGCAGAACGGCGTGGACCTCATCCAGGATGAAATCGACCTGGATGATTCGCGGCTGCTGAGCTGA
- a CDS encoding phytanoyl-CoA dioxygenase family protein, translating into MSVLSPEQCQRFATDGYLVLPSFVEGGTSERMRAVIQEQLASGDGPVEYEAEVAYPGSPASIDAEGGRTVRRLLKAHGRSSVFGAWFDDARMLEALGQLLDGPVVQARAHHNCVMTKQPRFSSDTGWHQDVRYWAFTQPELISTWLALGPETPENGGLKVLPGTHRMQFAPERYDARLFLRSDLPENAALIEGAQYVRLSPGDVLLFHARLFHAASRNHTADTKYSVVATYRRTDNLPVPGSRSARD; encoded by the coding sequence ATGTCCGTCCTGAGCCCCGAGCAGTGCCAGCGCTTCGCCACCGATGGGTATCTCGTCCTGCCGTCCTTCGTGGAGGGCGGGACGAGTGAGCGGATGCGGGCCGTCATCCAGGAGCAGCTCGCCTCCGGTGACGGCCCGGTGGAGTACGAGGCCGAAGTCGCCTATCCGGGCTCACCGGCGAGCATCGATGCCGAGGGCGGGCGGACGGTGAGGCGCTTGCTGAAGGCGCATGGGCGCTCTTCTGTGTTCGGGGCGTGGTTCGACGACGCGCGGATGCTGGAGGCGCTGGGGCAGTTGCTGGACGGGCCGGTGGTGCAGGCGCGGGCGCACCACAACTGCGTGATGACGAAGCAGCCGCGCTTCTCATCGGACACGGGGTGGCACCAGGACGTGCGCTACTGGGCCTTCACGCAACCGGAGCTGATCTCCACGTGGTTGGCATTGGGCCCGGAGACGCCGGAGAACGGCGGCCTGAAGGTGCTGCCCGGCACGCACCGGATGCAGTTCGCGCCGGAGCGCTACGACGCGCGGCTGTTCCTGCGGTCGGATCTGCCAGAGAACGCGGCGCTCATCGAAGGCGCGCAGTACGTGAGATTGTCCCCCGGGGACGTGCTGCTCTTCCACGCGCGGCTGTTCCACGCGGCGAGCCGGAACCACACGGCGGACACGAAGTACTCCGTGGTGGCTACGTACCGGCGGACGGACAACCTGCCGGTCCCGGGCTCACGATCCGCGAGGGATTGA
- a CDS encoding NfeD family protein produces the protein MDTTAWQLWLIAAIVLGALEIKLSGFVTLWFAVGALMASLMAGVGLGLNSQLFAFILVSAALFGASRTIFKHVFMRDAVHLKTGVEAMLGQEAVVMEALADGHGGTVRINGELWMARSLSGPLPEGERVTVEQIEGLKLWVRRPSASNEVALQPARRKKKENAGWD, from the coding sequence ATGGACACCACCGCCTGGCAGCTCTGGTTGATCGCCGCCATCGTCCTGGGCGCGCTGGAGATCAAGCTCTCCGGCTTCGTGACGCTCTGGTTCGCGGTGGGCGCGCTGATGGCCTCCCTGATGGCCGGGGTGGGCCTGGGCCTCAACAGCCAGCTCTTCGCCTTCATCCTGGTGTCCGCCGCCCTCTTCGGCGCGTCCCGCACCATCTTCAAACACGTTTTCATGCGGGACGCCGTGCACTTGAAGACGGGCGTGGAGGCGATGCTGGGCCAGGAGGCCGTGGTCATGGAGGCGCTGGCGGACGGACACGGGGGCACCGTGCGCATCAACGGCGAGCTGTGGATGGCGCGCTCCCTGTCCGGGCCCCTGCCCGAGGGCGAGCGCGTCACCGTGGAGCAGATTGAAGGCCTCAAGTTGTGGGTGCGACGCCCGTCGGCGTCCAACGAAGTCGCGCTGCAACCGGCGCGTCGCAAGAAGAAGGAGAACGCAGGATGGGACTGA
- a CDS encoding error-prone DNA polymerase, with the protein MSYAELVCRSHFSFLHGASHPEELVATAARLGLSALALTDRDGLYGVVKAHHAAKEHGVKLLLAAELTLEDGPPVVVYARDATGYSNLCRLVSHGRMTHPKGEAGVPWRKVAEHASGLLALLPGPASLEAVAPLAEAFPGSFHVGLSRSLSAGDAAREARAEALARALGVPLVVHNDVHTHHRDRQVLQDVLTSIRHGVTVDQAGTRLFPNAERTLKSPGDMARLFADRPEALARTVELASRCEASLDALHYRFPEEDLPEGRTADAHLRVLTEAGLRTRYPGGVPPAVTKQIDHELRLIAALDFAGYFLSLWDIVMFARGRGILCQGRGSAANSAVCYALGITAIDPVRMGLLFERFLSMERKEPPDIDVDFEHERREEVLQYVYEKHGRRHAGMVCEVICYRGRLALREAGKALGLSLDQVDRLSRVASSHGFQVTPDVLQEAGLSPTDGRVLRTLSVAKELEGVPRHLSIHVGGFVMTREPLVDLVPVENAAMPGRTVIQWEKDDINAVGLLKVDLLALGMLTALSRCFALIHKHYGRELSLATVPPEDPKVYDMLCNADTVGVFQIESRAQMNMLPRLQPREFYDLVVQIALIRPGPIVGNMVHPYLRRRHGQEQVTYPSDEVRGILQKTLGVPLFQEQAMRLAMVAAGFSAGEADGLRRALSHKQAEARILPYRGRFVEGCEAKGYTRKQAEEWFDHFRGFAHYGFPESHSASFALIAYASSWLKCHYPAAFTAALLNSQPMGFYAPHTLVADVQRHGVEVRPVDVRRSSWDCTLEDGAVRLGLRMVRGLGESSGRAVETARRGDYTSVGDLARRARIPRHDLTRLALSGALASLCGARRQALWEIQALGPLDADDLFFGMPMDGTAVQLPPMAVQERVVADYDTVGLSLEKHPMELLRPTLKRMGAVTAEGLKRVSAGRPVKVGGMMICRQMPPTAKGICFISLEDETGIANLVVPSEVYARCRQEIHGALFLVGEGMLERSGKVTNVKTRSVVSVRQ; encoded by the coding sequence GTGAGCTACGCCGAGTTGGTGTGCCGGTCCCACTTCTCCTTCCTGCACGGCGCCTCCCATCCGGAGGAGCTGGTGGCCACCGCGGCCCGGCTGGGGCTGTCCGCGCTGGCGCTGACGGACAGGGATGGGCTCTACGGCGTGGTGAAGGCGCACCACGCGGCGAAGGAGCACGGCGTGAAGCTGCTCCTCGCCGCGGAGCTGACGCTGGAGGACGGCCCTCCGGTGGTGGTGTACGCGAGGGACGCGACCGGGTACTCGAACCTGTGCCGGCTGGTGTCCCACGGCCGGATGACGCACCCCAAAGGCGAGGCGGGCGTGCCCTGGCGCAAGGTGGCGGAGCACGCGTCGGGGCTGCTCGCGCTGCTCCCGGGGCCCGCGTCGCTGGAGGCGGTAGCCCCTCTGGCGGAGGCGTTTCCCGGGAGCTTCCACGTGGGCCTGAGCCGCTCGTTGTCAGCGGGAGACGCGGCCCGGGAGGCGCGAGCGGAAGCGCTGGCCCGCGCGCTGGGCGTGCCGCTGGTGGTCCACAACGACGTGCACACGCACCACCGCGACCGGCAGGTGCTCCAGGACGTGCTCACGTCCATCCGCCACGGGGTGACGGTGGATCAGGCGGGCACGCGGCTGTTCCCGAACGCCGAGCGGACGTTGAAGTCCCCTGGAGACATGGCCCGGCTGTTCGCGGATCGGCCGGAGGCGCTGGCGCGCACGGTGGAGCTGGCGTCGCGCTGCGAGGCGTCCCTGGACGCGCTGCACTACCGCTTCCCGGAGGAGGACCTGCCAGAAGGCCGCACGGCGGACGCGCACCTGCGGGTGCTCACGGAGGCAGGCCTGCGCACGCGCTATCCGGGGGGCGTGCCGCCGGCGGTGACGAAGCAGATCGACCACGAGCTGCGGCTCATCGCGGCGCTGGACTTCGCGGGGTACTTCCTGTCGCTGTGGGACATCGTGATGTTCGCGCGGGGGCGGGGCATCCTCTGCCAGGGGCGGGGCAGCGCGGCGAACTCGGCGGTCTGCTACGCGCTGGGCATCACGGCCATTGATCCGGTGCGGATGGGGCTGTTGTTCGAGCGCTTCCTCAGCATGGAGCGCAAGGAGCCGCCGGACATCGACGTGGACTTCGAGCACGAGCGGCGCGAGGAGGTGCTCCAGTACGTCTACGAGAAGCACGGCCGCCGCCACGCGGGCATGGTGTGCGAGGTGATCTGCTACCGGGGACGGCTCGCGCTGCGCGAGGCGGGCAAGGCGCTGGGGCTGTCGTTGGATCAGGTGGACCGGCTGTCTCGGGTGGCGTCGTCGCACGGCTTCCAGGTGACGCCGGACGTGCTCCAGGAGGCGGGCCTGTCACCGACGGACGGGCGGGTGCTGCGGACGCTGTCGGTGGCGAAGGAGCTGGAGGGCGTGCCCCGGCACCTGTCCATCCACGTGGGCGGCTTCGTGATGACGCGCGAGCCGCTGGTGGACCTGGTGCCGGTGGAGAACGCGGCGATGCCGGGGCGCACGGTCATCCAGTGGGAAAAGGACGACATCAACGCGGTGGGGCTCCTGAAGGTGGACCTGCTGGCGCTGGGCATGTTGACGGCGCTGTCGCGCTGCTTCGCCCTGATCCACAAGCACTACGGCCGCGAGCTGTCCCTGGCCACGGTGCCGCCGGAGGATCCGAAGGTCTACGACATGCTGTGCAATGCGGACACGGTGGGCGTGTTCCAGATTGAGAGCCGCGCGCAGATGAACATGCTGCCCCGGCTCCAGCCCCGGGAGTTCTACGACCTGGTGGTGCAGATCGCCCTCATCCGGCCGGGGCCCATCGTGGGCAACATGGTGCACCCGTACCTGCGCAGGCGGCACGGCCAGGAACAGGTGACGTACCCGAGCGACGAGGTGCGCGGCATCCTCCAGAAGACGTTGGGCGTGCCGCTCTTCCAGGAGCAGGCGATGCGGCTCGCGATGGTGGCGGCGGGCTTCAGCGCGGGAGAGGCGGACGGCCTGCGGCGGGCGCTGAGCCACAAGCAGGCGGAGGCGCGCATCCTCCCGTACCGGGGCCGCTTCGTGGAGGGCTGCGAGGCGAAGGGCTACACGCGAAAGCAAGCGGAGGAGTGGTTCGACCACTTCCGGGGGTTCGCGCACTACGGGTTCCCGGAGAGCCACTCCGCGAGCTTCGCGTTGATTGCCTATGCGTCCAGCTGGCTGAAGTGTCACTACCCGGCGGCCTTCACGGCGGCGCTGCTCAATTCACAGCCCATGGGGTTCTACGCGCCGCACACGCTGGTGGCGGACGTGCAGCGGCACGGCGTGGAGGTGCGGCCGGTGGACGTGCGCCGTTCGAGCTGGGACTGCACGTTGGAGGACGGGGCGGTGCGGCTGGGGTTGAGGATGGTGCGGGGGCTGGGCGAGTCCTCGGGCCGGGCGGTGGAGACCGCGAGGCGGGGGGACTACACGAGCGTGGGAGACCTGGCGCGGCGGGCGCGCATTCCCCGGCATGACTTGACGCGGCTGGCGTTGTCGGGGGCGCTGGCGTCGCTGTGCGGGGCGCGGAGGCAGGCGCTGTGGGAGATCCAGGCGCTGGGGCCGCTGGACGCGGACGACCTGTTCTTCGGCATGCCCATGGATGGCACGGCGGTCCAATTGCCTCCCATGGCAGTCCAGGAGCGGGTGGTGGCGGATTACGACACGGTGGGGTTGTCGCTGGAGAAGCACCCCATGGAGTTGCTCCGGCCCACGTTGAAGCGGATGGGGGCGGTGACGGCGGAGGGGTTGAAGCGGGTGTCGGCGGGGCGGCCGGTGAAGGTGGGGGGGATGATGATCTGCCGGCAGATGCCGCCCACGGCGAAGGGGATCTGCTTCATCTCGCTGGAGGACGAGACGGGGATCGCCAACCTGGTGGTGCCCTCGGAGGTGTATGCGCGGTGCAGGCAGGAGATCCACGGCGCGCTGTTCCTCGTGGGGGAGGGGATGCTGGAGCGCTCGGGGAAGGTGACGAACGTGAAGACGCGCAGCGTGGTGTCCGTGCGGCAGTGA
- a CDS encoding WbqC family protein, whose amino-acid sequence MSGHPGVLVAEQPHYLPWVDFYEQVARAGTLVVLDDVQWLRRGWQRRTRVALPHGVPTPPPSEPGFQWLSIPLEDPHRDTRIRDLTVDQSQPWARKHLQAMVTLYGGRPHFRAQVLPLLEPFYDAAARESGPGSLLRVLLSSMALFHAPLGLEPNLVLSSTLERRGEDKTQRLVEYSLQTGAHTYYSGTGSTVYLKPERFRAVDVRLLWQRFRHPDYAQGREGRFVTGLSIVDVLANVPVETVRTWLQPSPWGPFAGDGPQPLQRADAAVGEESAGLSKRTK is encoded by the coding sequence GTGTCCGGACACCCTGGAGTCCTCGTCGCCGAGCAGCCCCACTACCTGCCGTGGGTGGACTTCTACGAGCAGGTGGCCCGCGCCGGAACGCTGGTGGTGCTGGACGACGTGCAGTGGCTCCGGCGCGGTTGGCAGCGCCGCACGCGCGTCGCCCTGCCCCACGGCGTGCCCACGCCGCCCCCGTCCGAGCCGGGCTTCCAGTGGCTGTCCATCCCGCTGGAGGATCCGCACCGCGACACGCGCATCCGCGACCTGACGGTGGATCAGAGCCAGCCCTGGGCGCGCAAGCACCTCCAGGCAATGGTGACGCTCTACGGAGGCCGGCCGCACTTCCGCGCGCAGGTGCTGCCGCTGCTGGAGCCCTTCTACGACGCCGCCGCGCGCGAGTCCGGGCCGGGGTCGCTCTTGCGCGTGCTCCTGTCCAGCATGGCGCTGTTCCATGCACCGCTGGGCCTGGAGCCGAACCTGGTGCTCTCCTCCACGCTGGAGCGCCGGGGCGAGGACAAGACGCAGCGGCTGGTGGAGTACTCCCTCCAGACGGGCGCGCACACGTACTACTCGGGGACGGGCTCCACGGTGTACCTGAAGCCGGAGCGCTTCCGCGCGGTGGACGTGCGCCTCTTGTGGCAACGCTTCCGCCACCCGGACTACGCGCAGGGGCGCGAGGGGCGCTTCGTGACGGGGCTGTCCATCGTGGACGTGCTGGCCAACGTGCCCGTGGAGACGGTGCGCACGTGGCTCCAGCCGTCACCGTGGGGGCCGTTCGCGGGGGACGGCCCCCAGCCACTTCAGCGGGCGGACGCGGCGGTGGGCGAGGAGTCCGCCGGCTTGTCGAAGCGCACGAAGTAG
- a CDS encoding ATPase codes for MADFTRRPPPGPGPSSLGAEQDENRNITPLETPAAQANPVLSAPPRPRAPAPAPAGAALGAEPRPEPTRSRPAVSAPLPSVIFDPMPRPRVPPAQSAGVAPPGAPPPFGEEMLDVQTERRTAPPGPPPPAQEPERRAAPGMERRGPPEADRRGAPPAGPDRRGAASAPQQGYAGPERRGVRRADGSDAQATNRFWPAQPKTLQESGLNATFVEELVLKAIFFAGEMRGMDVATRLQLPSALVDEVIEGLRRQKYIDIRGGGGSGVGRSTMIYQLTTFVTDVLRQILDRNRYNGPAPVPFNEWVAAVKQQTVRGNRITRHRMQDKFGDLIIRDYIFDGIGPAMNSGRAIFFYGPPGNGKTAICQGMVNCYEGDIFVPHALLVDDFVVKMFDANIHRAVEDEPGMPSYDRRWVRCRRPLVVVGGELTLEMLDLVYTPEVKYYEAPFQMKASNGMLLIDDFGRQKVSPKDLLNRWIVPLESDVDILTLHTGKKLQVPFDVFAAFSTNLDPSALVDDAFLRRVRYKLEVQRPDEEQFHEIFQVMCRKRGVPYDARAVDYLIDEHYRPHHRPFAACQPRDLLDQVIDMANYQGQTPRLDPALLDAAVRSYFVRFDKPADSSPTAASAR; via the coding sequence ATGGCTGACTTCACCCGCAGGCCCCCACCTGGCCCAGGTCCGTCTTCGCTCGGCGCCGAGCAGGACGAGAATCGCAACATCACCCCGCTGGAGACGCCCGCCGCGCAGGCGAACCCCGTCCTGTCCGCGCCGCCCCGTCCGCGCGCGCCCGCACCCGCACCCGCCGGTGCGGCCCTGGGCGCGGAGCCGCGTCCGGAGCCCACCCGCTCCCGGCCCGCGGTGTCCGCGCCGCTGCCGTCCGTCATCTTCGACCCGATGCCGCGCCCTCGCGTGCCTCCCGCGCAGTCCGCGGGCGTGGCTCCACCGGGCGCGCCGCCGCCGTTCGGCGAGGAGATGCTCGACGTACAGACCGAGCGGCGCACCGCGCCCCCTGGCCCGCCTCCACCCGCACAGGAGCCCGAACGTCGCGCGGCTCCCGGCATGGAGCGTCGCGGTCCCCCGGAGGCGGACCGCCGTGGCGCGCCCCCGGCGGGCCCTGACCGTCGCGGTGCCGCCTCGGCGCCGCAGCAGGGCTACGCAGGCCCGGAGCGGCGCGGCGTCCGGCGCGCCGATGGCTCGGACGCCCAGGCGACGAACCGCTTCTGGCCCGCGCAGCCCAAGACGCTTCAGGAGTCCGGCCTCAACGCGACCTTCGTGGAGGAGCTGGTCCTCAAGGCCATCTTCTTCGCGGGCGAGATGCGCGGCATGGACGTGGCCACGCGCCTGCAACTGCCCAGCGCGCTGGTGGACGAGGTCATCGAAGGCCTGCGCCGGCAGAAGTACATCGACATCCGTGGCGGTGGCGGATCCGGCGTGGGCCGCTCCACGATGATCTACCAGCTCACGACCTTCGTGACGGACGTGCTGCGGCAGATATTGGACCGCAACCGCTACAACGGTCCGGCGCCCGTGCCGTTCAACGAATGGGTCGCCGCCGTGAAGCAGCAGACCGTGCGCGGCAATCGCATCACCCGCCATCGCATGCAGGACAAGTTCGGCGACCTGATCATCCGCGACTACATCTTCGACGGCATCGGTCCGGCGATGAACTCCGGGCGCGCCATCTTCTTCTATGGCCCCCCGGGCAACGGCAAGACGGCCATCTGCCAGGGCATGGTCAACTGCTACGAGGGAGACATCTTCGTTCCGCACGCGCTGCTCGTCGACGACTTCGTCGTGAAGATGTTCGACGCGAACATCCACCGCGCGGTGGAGGACGAACCCGGCATGCCGTCTTATGACCGCCGCTGGGTGCGCTGCCGCCGCCCGCTCGTGGTGGTGGGCGGTGAGCTCACGCTGGAGATGCTCGACCTCGTCTACACGCCGGAGGTGAAGTACTACGAGGCCCCGTTCCAGATGAAGGCGTCCAACGGGATGCTCCTCATCGACGACTTCGGCCGGCAGAAGGTGTCCCCCAAGGACCTGCTCAACCGGTGGATCGTCCCGCTGGAGAGCGACGTGGACATCCTCACGCTCCACACCGGCAAGAAGCTCCAGGTGCCCTTCGACGTGTTCGCCGCGTTCTCCACGAACCTGGATCCCAGCGCCCTGGTGGATGACGCCTTCCTGCGCCGCGTCCGCTACAAGCTGGAGGTGCAGCGCCCGGACGAGGAGCAGTTCCACGAGATCTTCCAGGTGATGTGCAGGAAGCGCGGCGTGCCCTACGACGCGCGCGCCGTGGACTACCTCATCGACGAGCACTACCGCCCGCACCACCGGCCCTTCGCCGCGTGCCAGCCTCGCGACCTGTTGGATCAGGTCATCGACATGGCGAACTACCAGGGCCAGACGCCGCGCCTGGATCCCGCGCTGCTGGACGCCGCCGTGCGCAGCTACTTCGTGCGCTTCGACAAGCCGGCGGACTCCTCGCCCACCGCCGCGTCCGCCCGCTGA
- a CDS encoding alpha/beta fold hydrolase — protein sequence MPYLSIRGARLYYEDTGGSGEPVLFSHGLLWDSHLFHRQVEALRGHYRCVVYDHRGQGQSEPPPGDSVIDLRTVYEDAVAVIQALGLAPCHFVGQSMGGFVGLRLAARHPELLRSLALLDSSAAAELPLTLARYRVLTTLTHWLGLRPVVDRIMSLYFGRTFMRDPERSAERALLRRQLVANPRAVWRAMQGVIHRRSVEGELHRIQTPTLVLVGEEDAVTVPEVAERLHQRIRGARLKRLRCGGHMCILEQPQAVNVALGDFLEEVERTSLQADGHRFASG from the coding sequence ATGCCATACCTGTCCATCCGTGGTGCACGACTGTACTACGAGGACACAGGGGGGAGCGGGGAGCCGGTGCTTTTCAGTCACGGGCTGCTCTGGGACTCCCATCTGTTCCACCGGCAGGTGGAGGCCCTGAGGGGCCACTACCGCTGCGTCGTGTACGACCACCGGGGCCAGGGGCAGAGCGAGCCCCCGCCTGGCGACTCGGTCATCGACCTGCGCACCGTGTACGAGGACGCCGTGGCGGTCATCCAGGCGCTGGGGCTGGCGCCGTGTCACTTCGTGGGCCAGTCCATGGGGGGCTTCGTGGGCCTGAGGCTGGCAGCCAGGCACCCGGAGCTCCTGCGCTCACTGGCGCTGCTGGATTCGTCCGCCGCGGCGGAGCTGCCGCTGACGCTGGCGCGCTACCGGGTGCTGACGACGCTCACGCACTGGCTGGGCCTGAGGCCGGTGGTGGATCGGATCATGTCGCTCTACTTCGGGCGCACGTTCATGCGGGACCCGGAGCGGTCCGCGGAGCGGGCGTTGCTGCGCCGGCAGCTGGTGGCGAACCCGCGCGCGGTGTGGCGAGCGATGCAGGGCGTCATCCACCGCCGCAGCGTGGAGGGGGAGCTGCACCGCATCCAGACGCCGACGCTGGTGCTGGTGGGGGAGGAGGACGCGGTGACGGTGCCGGAGGTGGCGGAGCGGCTGCATCAGCGCATCCGGGGCGCGCGGCTCAAGCGGCTGCGCTGCGGCGGGCACATGTGCATCCTGGAGCAGCCCCAGGCGGTCAACGTCGCGCTGGGAGACTTCCTGGAGGAGGTGGAGCGCACCTCGCTCCAGGCGGACGGGCACCGGTTCGCGTCCGGCTGA